Part of the Sulfitobacter donghicola DSW-25 = KCTC 12864 = JCM 14565 genome, GCATCGGCCGCTTTGATCGCCGTCATGATCGTGTTTTGCGCCGAAATCACAATAACAGGGAGTTCCGGTCGGTCCTGTGCGATCTTGGGCAGCATTTCCAGCCCATTCCCGTCTGGCATCACTACATCCGTGATCACCACATCACCCTTCCCTTCGCCAACCCAACGCATCAGCGTGGTCAAGCTGGACGTCGCATGCACTTTACAGCCTGCGCGCGTCAAAGCCTGAGTGAGGACTGTCCGAATTGTGCGATCGTCATCAGCGACTAGAACCGTGCCGTCCATTGCAAAACTCCTTTATTCAGGTTTTCTACCTGAGCCTTTAATTTTATCTTGGGGCGCATCTGCGCGTGGCAGAGAGATACGGAACACCGTACGCCCCGGTGTTGAGGAAACAGAAATCCAGCCATCGTGCTCTGAGATGATCTTGCTCACCAAAGCAAGCCCCAGCCCCGTGCCGTTTTCACGACCCGATACAAATGGCTCAAACACATCGCCTGCGATGCTGTCAGGCAAACCCGGACCATCGTCGATCACTTCGATCTGTAGAGGCAATGCGATCCCTTGGCCGTCGGCGCGGCGCAAACGGAAGGAATGTTCATAATAGCTGTGAAGGCGGATGGTCCCGCCGCTTTTTGCTGCGGCTTCGGAGGCGTTTTTGACCAGATTCAGAACCACCTGCAAAAGCTGGTCTTTATCCCCCCAAGCCATCGGCAATGAGGGGTCGTAATCTTCGATGATTTTCATATGAGACCCAAAACCCAGCAAGGCAGATCTGCGGGCGCGATCCAGCACATCGTGCAGGTTCACCTCGCCCCTTTCGGGTTGGGTCAGGTTGCCAAATTGCTCGACCTGTTCCAGCAGCTTAACGATCCGGCGGCTTTCAGCGACGATGAGGTCGGTCAGCTCCAGATCCTCTTTGGCAAGGTTCATGCTCAGAAGCTGGGCCGCGCCCGTAATACCAGCAAGCGGGTTTTTGATCTCATGGGCCAGCATCTCAGCCATGCCAATGGCCGATTTAGCAGCAGATTTCACCGATTGGTTCTGCGTCATCCGCCCAGAGAGTTCGCGCGGCGAAATCATCAGGATCATCACCCCAGGAACACCCGATAAAGGGGCAACCTGAAGCAGCGATTGCAAGGGCGCGCGTTGGCCGCTGCCCACATCGACATCATTCACAAACAGGGTTGTCTCGGACTCGCGCGCGCGGGCAAAAGCCTCTTCCAGCGGCGCATCAACGGCCACTAAATCCCAGACAGGAATGCCACGAACGGCCTTGGCCGATGCGTTCAAAAACCCCTCAGCAGCAGCGTTAGCATCCAAGATCAAATCATCGCTCCCCACCAATAAGGCAGGCACGGGAAGAGAGGCCCAAAGCGCCCCTTCTGCGGGCAGCAGTGCTGTTTGCGATTCCACGCTCATGCCGCGGCATCCTTTTCAACGGGGCCCAAAGCAGAGGGCAGCAGGATCATCGTTTCCTCCACACTGCGGGCTGTCAGCACAGCACGCCGTGCGGCATCAGGGGTTTGGGCGTGATCCATATACCACCCCAAATGTTTACGAGCGACCCGCAGCCCCAATTTGGTTCCATAAAACCTCAGCATCTCGTCGTAATGCTCCATCACCATATCAACAAAGCCACGGCCCTGCGGAATAACAGGTGCGGGTGTTCCGTAGATTTCATGGGCAATCTGCGCCAACAGCCACGGCTGCCCCTGCACACCGCGCCCAACCATGACCCCCTGCGCGCCGGATTGGGCAAGCGCCTGACGGGCGGTGGTGGCGTCAATGATATCGCCATTTGCAACAACCGGCACATCGACCGCCTCGACAACGCCGCGAATGGCAGCCCAATCTGCGCTACCTTTGTAAAACTGGCAGCGCGTGCGCCCGTGAATTGTGATCATCTGAATGCCTGCGGCCTCTGCACGGCGCGCAATATCTGGCGCGTTCAGCATCGCATCATCCCAGCCAAGCCGCGTCTTTAGGGTGACAGGCACCTCAACCGCGTCCACAACCGCTTCGATCAGGCGCAGCGCGTGATCTGGCGTTTTCATCAACGCCGATCCTGATGCCCCCTGCGTGACCTTTTTGGCGGGGCAACCCATATTAATATCAATGATGCGCGCCCCTTGATCTTCGATCATCTTGGCCGCTTCGGCCATGGGTGCGGCTTCTCGGCCTGAAATCTGAACAGATGTCCCCTCAACCCCGATCCCCAGCTCGGCCTTTTCGCGTGTTCCTGGCCGTTCGGTCAGCCATTCCCCCGATGCGATCATCTCGGACACCACCAAGCCTGCGCCAAATTGCGCGACCAAGTTGCGGTAAGGTAAATCGGTTATTCCGGCCATTGGTGCCAGAAAAACAGGTGGAGTAAGATCCAATGGTAAACTCATGGCAGACAGTGCTTAATCCTTAGGCGAATGCACATCAGATAGCGTAAGCTGTTTGAATAGACAACAAATACGCCCCCATTCCCCCCCATCGTCGGCGCCTATTTGCCCAATATTTAAGCACCACCGCCCGAGCGACAAAATTCGCCCGCTCATTGCGGAGGGCTCAAGTTTTTCTTAATACAGTGTGAAACCAGTCAAAGGTCACCACAATGCGCGTATGTGCCTTAATAGTAGCTGCCGGCCGTGGCACACGGGCCGGAGGGCCACGGCCTAAACAATGGCAATCGCTGGGAAAAACCCGCGTCATTGACCACACGCTCGCCACGTTTGAGGGCCATAAAGAGGTCGCGCAGATCGCCATCGTGTTGCATCCTGACGATATGAACGAGGCGCCTTATTTTACACAGCGGGGTGTCAAAGTCGCCATCGGCGGCGCCGAGCGCAGCGACTCGGTGCGTGCCGGATTAGCGGCCCTGCCCGATTGTGATTTGGTTTTGATCCACGACGCAGCCCGCCCCTGTGTAAGCGCGCAAGTGATATCAGATGTTATTGCCGCGTTGGAAACCAGCGATGGTGCCGCCC contains:
- a CDS encoding two-component system sensor histidine kinase NtrB; protein product: MSVESQTALLPAEGALWASLPVPALLVGSDDLILDANAAAEGFLNASAKAVRGIPVWDLVAVDAPLEEAFARARESETTLFVNDVDVGSGQRAPLQSLLQVAPLSGVPGVMILMISPRELSGRMTQNQSVKSAAKSAIGMAEMLAHEIKNPLAGITGAAQLLSMNLAKEDLELTDLIVAESRRIVKLLEQVEQFGNLTQPERGEVNLHDVLDRARRSALLGFGSHMKIIEDYDPSLPMAWGDKDQLLQVVLNLVKNASEAAAKSGGTIRLHSYYEHSFRLRRADGQGIALPLQIEVIDDGPGLPDSIAGDVFEPFVSGRENGTGLGLALVSKIISEHDGWISVSSTPGRTVFRISLPRADAPQDKIKGSGRKPE
- the dusB gene encoding tRNA dihydrouridine synthase DusB, which encodes MSLPLDLTPPVFLAPMAGITDLPYRNLVAQFGAGLVVSEMIASGEWLTERPGTREKAELGIGVEGTSVQISGREAAPMAEAAKMIEDQGARIIDINMGCPAKKVTQGASGSALMKTPDHALRLIEAVVDAVEVPVTLKTRLGWDDAMLNAPDIARRAEAAGIQMITIHGRTRCQFYKGSADWAAIRGVVEAVDVPVVANGDIIDATTARQALAQSGAQGVMVGRGVQGQPWLLAQIAHEIYGTPAPVIPQGRGFVDMVMEHYDEMLRFYGTKLGLRVARKHLGWYMDHAQTPDAARRAVLTARSVEETMILLPSALGPVEKDAAA